A genomic stretch from Theobroma cacao cultivar B97-61/B2 chromosome 4, Criollo_cocoa_genome_V2, whole genome shotgun sequence includes:
- the LOC108661542 gene encoding uncharacterized protein LOC108661542 — MGVPGRDKIVDWFPALEISDKKYEKLVKRWNKSVIVRMLGRPISYRLLCDRIAYMWNPKGKYSIVDLDDDCFLVKFTEEGDYLRALLDGPWVIQGSYSLVQPWTPNYLRGANDLTAVAAWVRFPGMPLHLYHKSVLRRLAALLGHLLKIDYNTCSKKRGKFARIAVELDLTKPLVPFVYVKGKRQKVEYEGLPRICYVCGLYGHVQEECLNKENSRSHSMNEKEKGDEQH, encoded by the coding sequence atgggagttccgggtcgtgacaaaatcGTCGATTGGTTCCCTGCGCTAGAGATCTcagataaaaaatatgaaaagctTGTTAAACGTTGGAACAAATCTGTCATTGTTAGAATGCTGGGGAGACCAATTTCTTATAGGCTGTTGTGTGACAGGATTGCCTATATGTGGAACCCTAAAGGCAAATACTCGATTGTTGATTTGGATGATGACTGTTTCCTGGTTAAATTTACAGAGGAAGGGGACTACCTTAGGGCTCTCTTAGATGGTCCTTGGGTGATTCAAGGAAGCTATTCTTTAGTGCAACCATGGACACCGAACTATCTAAGAGGTGCAAACGATCTCACTGCTGTAGCGGCTTGGGTTAGATTCCCAGGGATGCCGCTTCATTTATACCACAAATCAGTGCTAAGAAGATTGGCGGCCCTCTTAGGTCATCTGTTGAAAATTGACTATAACACATGCTCGAAAAAGAGGGGAAAATTTGCAAGGATTGCAGTGGAGTTGGATCTAACTAAACCATTGGTCCCATTTGTATACGTGAAAGGAAAAAGGCAGAAGGTGGAGTATGAAGGCCTGCCAAGGATTTGTTATGTTTGTGGACTATATGGGCATGTCCAAGAAGAATGcctaaacaaagaaaactcTCGATCGCATAGTATGAATGAAAAGGAGAAAGGGGATGAACAGCACTAG